The DNA sequence gttgttgttgtcaaaataaaaaaataaaataaaataattttgtcaaaGAGGGTGAGTAGAACTGAAGAAATATAGGCACCAATTGCAAGATGATTCATTAGTCTAATTCAACTCACTGAACCATGAACTCTCTATCACTCTTTGCCATCCTCTGCTTAATTTCGGTGCAATCCATCGCCATCTCTGCGAACTCCGCCGCGTATCCTTCCATCCCCGGCGCGGACGCTAAAGATGGGTGCCCCCTCCGCGGGGAGAGCCGCGACGCTCTGATTCCTCCGCGGCGAGAAGTGTACGACAACGGGCGAGTCTTCGACATCAGCCACAGGTACGTGCCTGAGTTGCCGGTTTGGGAGTCGACGGAGGGGCTCGGGCAAGACTTTCTCTGGCTTACAACTAGCATTAAGAATGAGTCGCGCGCTAACAACTCCAAATTCAAGCTCGGTGCTCACACCGGCACTCATGTCGACGCGCCCGGTCACTTTTACGACCATTACTATGACGCCGGCTTTGATGTTGACTCGCTCGACCTAACACTGCTCAACGGTAGCGTGTCGATCCTCTCCCTGTCCCTGTAACTTTTATCATTTGtcaattattgttaatttgCTGTTGTTCTCCTTTGGTTGGTTTCGTTTTTTCAAATACTGTGTTTGTTGATTACCTAGAAGTTTTAGGTGCGGACAACTAATACACTGCTTGTTCTGTTAATAGGCCTTGCACTTTTGATTGATACTCCACGGGATAAAAACATAACGGGTAAATGTTACTAATGAtccattttgttttttctgcctttttttttgttttattgaacTCCTGCATCCTGCATTCTGTGTATTGAATTGGTtgggatatttttttttttctgattaacTCAGCAATTTCTTGTACACACGAAATCTTGTTTTTATGAACTTTTTCATAAACATTTGTGGTAGACaaatataaactagtaaaacaACTTCGAACTTTTTTCATGCTAAAATAAACTTATGCACCTTAGTTCCTGGATAAGTtagatgaaataaattttacacGCAGAAGTTTTTTGCTCatttcatttcatcttcttttattcttataaatacTGTAAGGAAGTTTAGTCATACAAAGTCTTAACGCCAGACTTTCCTACACAGTAAATTTGTTGGAATGTTGTACTTGCCTTAGCCTGAAGTTGTACTTTCCTACACAGTTATAAAATGCAAGCTTATCCTTGTCATCATTTGTCACGTTTAATTGAAGCATTACAAAATTTCTCCTTTTTCTAGCTGAGGTTATGAAGTCCTTGAATATCCCTAAAGGTGTGCGTCGCGTGCTTTTCAGAACTTTAAATACCGACAGGTGAGTTCTATAAGTTACATGTATCATAACTACTGTGAGATTATTTTCTTGTtgttaatttaataaagtttctTCAGACTTGCTTTTAAAGTGTTTCTCTGACGCGGCTTCATAGCTCTCGCATATACACGAAATAGCTTGTTTTGTGCGTCGTTTTTTTCAGATTATTGCactatttatattgaaaattatcTCTGTGATTTTAACTTGCAATGTTATGAAAAACGAGTTCTAAGAAGGAAATTATATGTTGTTAATCCTGAAGTTACATTGGCTCTGATAGTTTTGAAAATGGAGGGaacaacaattttattttacatgttGCACTGCAATCATTTACGACTTCAGTCTTTTGGTACCtttttttatgttcaaattcaatttttggTTGCTCCTTTATCGTCATTGTTGGGTGGCCGTGGATCTAATATGTTGACCTATACACAGGTATTTCCTTAATTGTAGTTTCCTTCAATTTATGTATATGATCTGCTATGAATAGGGTATTAGTATTTAGAGAATGGAGAGGAAGTGGCCGGTAGCTGGAAGTAATAAGAATCACTAATTACCGGTGATGCATAATGACTTATTGACTCCTAATGGGAATTTGAAAAACTGTAAAGTGAAAACGGATTTCATGGCTATTTATGTTAAGAATTTTTGTAAGTTACTATGAACTGTAAATTAGAATTACGAAGGAACACCATACCAACTTTTATATGGTTTCTATGGAGGACTATGGAGAAAATGCAAGGCATGCGAaggtttttaataatatgaatttaattaaaatgtttatagTTAGTGCCTACCTCCCCTTTCTGTATACCCACAcacatttaagtttttttttttttttttttgtttatttgatcATGTATTTAATCTTGATgattaataaatagtaatataattttagcCTGAAATTTCAACATTTTGCTTAAACTATATACTGATTTGTAGCTTTTAGTTAGAAACTACATGAGTTAATCACTGCTGAATTGTTAGGCGACTCATGTTTAAGAAAGAATTTGATACAAGCTATGTGGGATTCAAGGAGGATGGTGCAAAATGGCTAATACAGAACACTGACATCAAACTTGTAGGTGAGAGATATTGATGACTTCTTAAGATTTAGGCTACTTATTCCCTGCCTAAAGCATTTCCTCTGACTCTTGCTCCACTCATGACTGGTCCCAAGTctgcatttttattttcctcttataaataaatattctaatTGCTTCTAATAAAGTGTAGTCATTTAGTTATATAGGTTTCCTTGTCACATTTTTTAACTTACTTTTTGTTCTAGTCATTTCTTTTGTCTTGACTATATCTTACTTTTTGTCAACTCAGATAACGTCCATTTTTAAGCatacattttatctttttactgtCTTTACGAGTGCATGGTAGTTATTAGTATTTATTTGCAATTTAGGAATGAATCAAGATGAGTTGATGTCACTCTATTCCATTCTTTGTGGTTATGAATTAATAAATAGCTGCAAACGCCCAAGGTTCAAAGTGCATATGATTATTTTGTGTTTCTGACACCACTCACTTCTTTAAATTTCACTTGTGAACTGTTTATTCGATCAGCTTTTTCTATATCTTGGTGGTTGTTCTGAGACCAATCTATTATAAATTCATTGCGCCTTGATTGGTTCGTTCAGATGTCAGTTGTACTTGTATTCCTCATATCAAGCTAGTTACAGAAAACATTCTCTGTTGTGGTATCATCACTCTGTCCATAACTTGGCCAACCAAGAGCCCTTTTTTTCATAGAAAAGTTATTTCCTTCTGATCTCTTCAACTTCTGCATTACCTTGAACTATATTCGTTGAGGTTACATTATGTACATAACCGGTTTTTGTCCCACTGAACTAAAGATTGGATTTGGTTGGTTTGATAAAACATTTTCTGTTTTCATTTGTAGAAGATGCCACCTTATTTTTCACTGTATTTCATATTTACAAAAGTTATACCAAAAACAGTGAaaacaacttattttatttatattttatgcaaATGGCAGGAATTGATTACTTATCTGCTGCTGCTTATGATCACTCGGTTGAATCTCATCTTGCTTTTCTGGCAAGCAGGGTAAGAAATTCTCTGCCTCATGGTTGAAATTTATGCACCCATTACTCCTTATTAATAACAAGCTACTCATTTTCCTCACTATCGTGTTGAAAAAAACTAGAAAACTACAAATAAGATCTAGACTCTAAATATGTTGATTAGTGCCTAACATTGGGATAATTTTCCTCGTTAAATTTTTGTACTTGTATTGGTAACGGTGTGTTAGATTGGATGTCTAAACTCTGATTTTGATACTCTTGGTGTCAGTGAATCTCATTTAGATTTAGCTTTTCCAGCAAGTTTATGGCAATATTAATTTATCTGCATCATTTAATGACTTATTCAGGGAAAATAGCTATTTCTATTGGATTGCTTCTTTAATTGTGTTTCTCAAATTAGTGTACCTTTTATTTCTAACTAGATTTTTCGATTCTGTATAAACTTTAAGAATCATAAGAATCAGTTGATCACTATCACTACTgctaaattcttatattttgttttactcCTAGTATAAGTTTATAGCTGGTCGGGTTTATCACTCTGGCAGAGAACTTTTAGTTTCCACTGCTTAACCTGTCCTTTCTGTTAATTCATAATGGTTACTTTAGCTGATTCATCTTTAGATAGTGTCCCAGCTTTTTGTTATCCAAATTTATGGTACATTAGCATTCATATCTTTGAGACTCTAGAGAAATAATCTTCAGTTTATTTAGAAAGATATTTGTAGCTTAATATGTGGAAGATGCACTTGTGTAAACAGAAGAGATTGTTAGGATATGTCTTGACTTCCTTGTTtgaaagaaaagttaaaaattgCATGATTTGTGACTTGGATTAGAGCAAGCATAAGCAATACACTGACAAATTCCAAATGCATCAGGAGATCATTCTCGTGGAAGGCTTGAAACTTGATGATGTCCCAGCAGGAGTATATTCACTCAGTTGCTTGCCTCTTAGATTGGTTCACTCTGAGGCATCACCAATACGATGCATTCTGATCACATGATGAGGTCCATGCAAGTTTGTGGTCAAACCTGGTTTTCAATTGCACGGTATGATTATATTACGAGAATGTGCCATATTTTCCATATTGTTTCTGTGCATTATTCTTATCCTTATTGTTTTGTCAAGATGCCGATGCTGAATGGTGAAACTGACGCAACGTAGCCCGAATATAGTTAGGTCCACAAAAGGCAGTTCATGATAGCAGTATGTTGTAGTATGTTGAATTCTCTTTTGTTTTACTTCGGTTGCGGACTGTAATAATAaacttatgtttttaatatttacctAGGTTCCTTAAAATAAACTTATGCGTTTCACAAACTCCATTATCGATCTATTTTGCTTCTCTTAAACAATTTTCCAATTACAGTGTTATCAAGCaagcgtttttttttttttaacttgttctCAACAATAGCTTTTCTTTAACCctttttagaaactaaaataaaacgtattaaaatgttttttttttcttttcatttctctttATAATGTGAAACTTCTCTTTTTCTAAAAACTGATGTGGTTAATCACCAtattaaaaatctttaaaatggaaaaatcaatttaaagaaGAATGTTAACCGGTGGTCCTGGTGGTCGAGGAATAGTATCAAACCTTCTCATAGCTAACATTTTATCTAGATTTACAAAATAGAATATAcgccaaattcaatttatttaaaatatcaaccagttttaaatttataaaaaaatgtaggcttaatttatttaatataaattgttatatttaagaatcaaattattaaaatttaatatacattAATTGAGTAATTCTATTTAATTCCTTTatgaatttttaactttttattgacacaatttttttatcacattaatTGGAGTGTTTAATACACTATCGGTTAATCATGCAGTGATTCTAAAATTATCaacttttgtaattattattttaaagtatttagtTACACTTTACaccaaacatatataaaaaataaagtaatttaattttatgttgaaatatcgttttaagtatataaatataagaggatttTGGTTTTTAGTTGAAGATTTTTAttacctttaaaatataatatttagaaaatacgATTTGGATGAAATGGTTTTTAGCTAAATTTTCTATAGAAGTATTTCCACGAAAATAAGTAAGAAAATATCTTTcctaagaaaaaaatgaaaaaattactaaagaatattactttattaaattataatccTTAATGTGGTAATTGACTAAAAATGTATTTTCAGGAGTATATCTTtccaaataaacaaaatttagtcatgcaattataattattatatcatgattTTAACGagtataaagtatttttttccttctataaAACTTCCTCTAGAAGTTTCTATCCCaaagtaaaaggaaaaaaaaatgaaatattcttATTACActgttttttaataataaattattacataCAGTAGgggaaaaataattctttttgtgcaataataactaatttaaaaataatatttaaactattttccATTTATCACTAAAATACAAGATCTTCCGTCTAAAAGTGAAATCtgcgaaaaaaaaaactcattgaAGTTAAAGAGGATTGGACATGAACTGATACTGTTGGCTTGACTGTATCTTTGTGACCACATTGAGAACAAATCTGACGATGAAGTGTGTAGCCTTGCTGTCAGTGGTAGCGTGCGCCTTCGCGGCGGCGATTTGGGCTGCGAACGGCGATGACAGCCTGGTCCCGCCGCGCAGGGAAGTATACGGCAATGGCCGAATATTCGACATCAGTCATCGGTACCACCCCGAGATGCCGGAATTTGACTCGAAGGATGGTATAGGGCAGTTCCTGTGGCTTCCGAAGAGCATGAAGAACGGCTCCATCGCTAACAACTCCGAAATGAAGCTCCCAACCCACACCGGCACGCACGTAGACTCTCCCGGCCACGTCTTCGACCACTACTTCGACGCTGGCTTTGACGTCGATACGCTCGACTTGGACATCCTCAACGGTCACCTTTCTTTATCATTCCTTTCTTATTCGTATTCTTTTCTTTGATCACATATAATGATTGGATTGGTTGTGGAGACTAAGAGTGAAATGGAATGGATTGAAATATAATAGAATGACATGAATAAGAATGGAATGGAATAAAACTTGTTATCATTCTACTCTTTGGATATCCTATAAGGAAGGAAAAAGATATTTGATTACACTCTTTTCCTTGACTCAGCACTTGGACTAAATACTCTTTTTGAGGACAAAATTGCGAGGTTTCTGGTTCCAAATGGACAATACCTGAAATGTGTAGATCCTA is a window from the Vigna unguiculata cultivar IT97K-499-35 chromosome 7, ASM411807v1, whole genome shotgun sequence genome containing:
- the LOC114189848 gene encoding cyclase-like protein 2, which codes for MNSLSLFAILCLISVQSIAISANSAAYPSIPGADAKDGCPLRGESRDALIPPRREVYDNGRVFDISHRYVPELPVWESTEGLGQDFLWLTTSIKNESRANNSKFKLGAHTGTHVDAPGHFYDHYYDAGFDVDSLDLTLLNGLALLIDTPRDKNITAEVMKSLNIPKGVRRVLFRTLNTDRRLMFKKEFDTSYVGFKEDGAKWLIQNTDIKLVGIDYLSAAAYDHSVESHLAFLASREIILVEGLKLDDVPAGVYSLSCLPLRLVHSEASPIRCILIT